Proteins encoded together in one Candidatus Jidaibacter acanthamoeba window:
- a CDS encoding phosphoethanolamine transferase, which produces MALSAGFHDRHEVIGIALTEFSIALFFTYILFSLISLLRYLYIILILLFFCFGGASNYYIYNFGKVFDIGVLQDIISVELDLTLEYLSFKLVLFIFISLALSLFIIFSKKFRFKKPYHLALIATIIASYLVATYFDYKKHKLYINRIVPQSYMPFNVFYNTDLYMRKYGVFNKQKAEKVDLTKNFTFQFQNDGSEPKVIVLVIGEAMRGDMFYLNGKTNYLNAPQLSKIKNLKSFKDATSSASSTRVALPYMLTRAKSGDWEQAISEKSIISVFKSLGFKTAWIGAQGAFTNLDYTYGPIIMEADEIITKTEIRKDLGQSNLYDEYLLLYLDKFLQKNQADNLFIVLHMIGSHWNFDERYPEKFKNFTPTCESSSPASCAHEQLLNSYHNTIFYSDWVLSKIIERFENKNAFLMYASDHGFSLFEKHYFGNAYEGKDDLKEQYDIAMFAWGSNKYIKKNSNAFKAIKSQNKVSHDYLFHSLLGCSNVESKVIEQNLNLCYKRNNDVKSK; this is translated from the coding sequence ATGGCTTTAAGTGCCGGTTTTCATGATAGACATGAAGTGATTGGTATTGCACTTACAGAATTCAGTATAGCACTATTTTTCACTTACATATTGTTTTCATTAATTAGCCTGTTACGTTATTTATATATAATTCTGATACTATTATTCTTTTGCTTCGGCGGAGCTTCAAATTATTATATATATAATTTCGGCAAAGTTTTTGATATCGGAGTATTACAGGATATCATTTCTGTAGAGCTGGATTTAACCCTGGAGTATCTAAGTTTTAAATTAGTATTGTTTATCTTTATAAGCTTAGCCTTAAGCTTATTTATTATTTTTTCTAAAAAGTTTAGATTTAAGAAACCCTATCATTTGGCTTTAATAGCAACTATAATTGCTTCATATTTAGTAGCTACTTATTTTGATTATAAGAAGCATAAGTTATATATTAATCGAATAGTGCCCCAAAGCTATATGCCGTTTAATGTATTTTATAATACAGATCTTTATATGAGAAAATACGGCGTATTTAATAAGCAGAAAGCAGAGAAAGTTGACCTTACTAAAAATTTTACCTTTCAATTTCAAAATGACGGCAGCGAACCCAAAGTTATAGTGCTAGTAATCGGGGAAGCAATGCGTGGAGATATGTTTTACTTAAATGGAAAAACTAATTATCTCAATGCCCCGCAACTTTCTAAAATAAAAAATTTAAAAAGTTTTAAAGATGCTACCTCCAGCGCTTCATCCACGAGAGTAGCGCTTCCTTATATGTTAACTCGTGCTAAGTCCGGTGATTGGGAACAGGCAATATCTGAAAAAAGTATTATATCCGTGTTTAAGTCATTAGGGTTTAAAACAGCCTGGATTGGTGCTCAAGGTGCTTTTACTAATCTTGATTATACCTATGGACCTATAATTATGGAGGCAGATGAAATTATTACCAAAACAGAAATTAGAAAAGACTTGGGACAGAGCAATTTATATGATGAATATTTGCTATTATACCTGGATAAATTTTTACAAAAGAACCAAGCTGATAATTTATTTATTGTTCTTCATATGATTGGGAGCCATTGGAATTTTGACGAAAGGTATCCGGAGAAATTTAAAAATTTTACTCCGACTTGTGAGTCATCATCCCCAGCGAGTTGTGCTCACGAGCAGCTTTTAAATTCTTACCATAATACAATTTTTTATTCGGATTGGGTATTAAGCAAAATTATAGAAAGATTTGAAAATAAAAATGCTTTCTTAATGTATGCCTCGGATCATGGATTTTCGCTCTTTGAAAAACATTATTTCGGTAATGCTTATGAAGGAAAAGATGATCTTAAAGAACAATATGATATAGCGATGTTTGCTTGGGGTTCAAATAAATATATTAAAAAGAACAGCAATGCTTTTAAAGCTATAAAGTCTCAAAATAAAGTATCCCACGATTATTTATTTCATTCTCTCCTTGGCTGTTCAAATGTTGAATCAAAGGTTATTGAGCAAAATTTAAACCTTTGTTATAAAAGAAATAATGATGTAAAAAGCAAGTAG